Proteins encoded by one window of Luteimonas yindakuii:
- a CDS encoding DUF1415 domain-containing protein translates to MSDAALPADPVAITRRWLERAVIGLNLCPFAKAVVVKDQVRFVVSAATTEEALLEDLAAELVHLRDTPAELTDTTLLIHPQVLGDFLDYNDFLGIAEGLVAELDLEGVLQVASFHPHYRFDGTADDDIANYTNRSPFPTLHLLREDSVSRAVDAYPDPDVIVERNVRTLDRLGHDGWRRLFADATSDAPLSTPLPHAGEGQG, encoded by the coding sequence ATGTCCGACGCAGCGCTGCCCGCCGACCCGGTCGCCATCACCCGCCGCTGGCTGGAGCGTGCGGTCATCGGCCTCAACCTGTGCCCGTTCGCGAAGGCGGTGGTGGTCAAGGACCAGGTGCGCTTCGTGGTCAGCGCGGCCACCACCGAGGAGGCGCTGCTGGAGGATCTCGCCGCCGAACTGGTGCACCTGCGCGACACCCCGGCCGAGCTCACCGATACCACCCTGCTGATCCATCCGCAGGTGCTCGGCGACTTTCTCGACTACAACGATTTCCTCGGCATCGCCGAGGGACTGGTGGCCGAACTCGACCTCGAGGGCGTGCTGCAGGTGGCGAGCTTCCATCCGCACTATCGCTTCGACGGCACCGCCGACGACGACATCGCCAATTACACCAACCGCTCGCCGTTTCCGACCCTGCACCTGCTGCGCGAGGACAGCGTCAGCCGCGCGGTCGATGCCTATCCGGATCCCGACGTGATCGTCGAGCGCAACGTGCGCACCCTCGACCGGCTCGGCCACGACGGTTGGCGGCGCTTGTTCGCAGACGCCACATCCGACGCGCCGCTCTCCACCCCTCTCCCGCACGCGGGAGAGGGGCAGGGGTGA
- a CDS encoding OmpW/AlkL family protein: protein MTIFRTLTLASALALATTPVLAQEGGDTASGKRFSVVGGVTLMEPHSDPATGLDIDGGPAPTLSATWHVTDNWGVELWGAADKFNHRVRGPEGKIGTIEQQPIALSGQYHFGEADNTFRPFVGLGVYESNISNEDIAGGGDHIGLTTPRGAIGTVGVDLNITPTWFARADARYLRARSDARVGSTGETVAGDLKLDPWTVGVGIGARF from the coding sequence ATGACCATTTTCCGCACCCTGACCCTTGCGTCCGCACTGGCTCTGGCCACCACCCCCGTCCTTGCACAGGAGGGCGGTGACACCGCTTCCGGCAAGCGCTTCTCGGTGGTCGGCGGCGTCACCCTGATGGAACCGCATTCCGATCCCGCCACCGGTCTCGACATCGACGGCGGTCCCGCGCCGACCCTGAGCGCCACCTGGCACGTCACCGACAACTGGGGCGTCGAGCTCTGGGGCGCCGCCGACAAGTTCAACCACCGCGTGCGCGGCCCGGAAGGCAAGATCGGCACCATCGAGCAGCAGCCGATCGCGCTCAGCGGCCAGTACCACTTCGGCGAGGCCGACAACACCTTCCGTCCGTTCGTGGGCCTGGGCGTGTACGAGTCCAACATCAGCAACGAGGACATCGCCGGTGGTGGCGACCACATCGGCCTGACCACCCCGCGCGGTGCCATCGGCACCGTGGGCGTGGACCTCAACATCACCCCGACCTGGTTCGCCCGCGCCGATGCGCGTTACCTGCGCGCACGTTCCGATGCACGCGTGGGCAGCACCGGCGAGACCGTGGCCGGCGACCTCAAGCTGGATCCGTGGACCGTCGGCGTGGGTATCGGCGCGCGCTTCTGA
- a CDS encoding DUF1453 domain-containing protein, with the protein MPWLLTPLAILLLPVLVVAAWPLSLWWRYRRGPVLRPVRDWQLALQAWLLLPALPMLLFGAWLAQQWWAPAATAWAAGGALAGIALGAVRVAMTRVSRSPDGLRWYTPERWIALGLSLLVTAKVVWTLWQGWQAWNGAIPLEAWRAARATLFALGGLVLGQSLGYAWGLRWRLRHSSARRGPSIRR; encoded by the coding sequence ATGCCCTGGCTGCTGACCCCGCTCGCGATCCTGCTGCTGCCGGTGCTGGTGGTGGCGGCGTGGCCGCTGTCCTTGTGGTGGCGCTACCGCCGTGGCCCGGTGCTGCGGCCGGTGCGCGACTGGCAACTCGCATTGCAGGCCTGGTTGCTGCTGCCGGCCCTGCCGATGCTGCTTTTCGGTGCCTGGCTGGCGCAGCAGTGGTGGGCGCCCGCGGCCACCGCATGGGCGGCGGGTGGTGCGCTGGCCGGCATCGCGTTGGGGGCGGTGCGGGTTGCGATGACGCGCGTGAGCCGGTCACCCGACGGCCTGCGCTGGTACACGCCGGAGCGCTGGATCGCGCTGGGCCTGTCACTGCTGGTGACCGCGAAAGTGGTGTGGACGCTCTGGCAGGGTTGGCAGGCCTGGAACGGCGCGATCCCGCTCGAGGCCTGGCGCGCCGCGCGGGCCACGCTGTTCGCGCTGGGCGGGCTGGTACTCGGCCAATCGCTGGGCTACGCCTGGGGCCTGCGCTGGCGCCTGCGCCACTCCAGCGCACGGCGCGGGCCGTCGATCAGGCGCTGA
- a CDS encoding DMT family transporter, which produces MPAASASNATAPQFDPTRATLWMLLAVALFALMDGGMKWLSDDYPPLQVAALRGAAALPLVFAWVVWSGALRGLLHVHWRLHLLRGALGVLMMWGFVYGLARMPMTTAYSIVFVSPLIVSALAVPLLGEKVGPRRWAAIVVGLLGVLVVLRPTADGLATGAGLVLVLAAACYAGAAITVRMLAQRDSVQSMVFWFLAMIAVGAGALALPDWQPIALRDVLPILVVGVSGALGQVAMTHAFRLGEASQLAPLEYTGLVWVVLLDLAVWGVLPDGMTWMGAAVIIASGLYLLRRERIRAQDHLASGPADTPP; this is translated from the coding sequence ATGCCTGCCGCTTCCGCATCGAACGCCACCGCGCCGCAGTTCGATCCCACCCGCGCGACGCTGTGGATGCTGCTGGCCGTGGCGCTGTTCGCGCTGATGGATGGCGGGATGAAGTGGCTGTCGGACGACTATCCGCCGCTGCAGGTGGCCGCGCTGCGGGGTGCGGCCGCGCTGCCGCTGGTGTTCGCCTGGGTGGTCTGGAGCGGCGCGCTGCGCGGGCTGCTGCACGTGCACTGGCGCCTGCACCTGCTGCGCGGCGCGCTCGGCGTGCTGATGATGTGGGGCTTCGTCTATGGCCTCGCGCGGATGCCGATGACCACGGCGTATTCGATCGTGTTCGTGTCGCCGCTGATCGTCAGCGCGCTGGCGGTGCCGCTGCTGGGCGAGAAGGTCGGGCCGCGGCGCTGGGCGGCGATCGTGGTCGGCCTGCTCGGCGTGCTGGTGGTGCTCCGCCCCACCGCCGATGGCTTGGCCACCGGCGCCGGGCTGGTCCTGGTGCTGGCGGCCGCCTGCTATGCGGGGGCGGCGATCACCGTGCGCATGCTGGCCCAGCGCGACAGCGTGCAGTCGATGGTGTTCTGGTTCCTGGCGATGATCGCGGTCGGCGCCGGTGCACTGGCGCTGCCGGACTGGCAGCCGATCGCGCTGCGCGACGTGCTGCCGATCCTTGTGGTCGGGGTGAGCGGCGCACTGGGGCAGGTGGCGATGACCCATGCCTTCCGACTCGGCGAGGCCTCGCAGCTGGCGCCGCTGGAGTACACCGGGCTGGTGTGGGTGGTGCTGCTGGACCTCGCGGTGTGGGGCGTATTGCCAGACGGCATGACCTGGATGGGCGCGGCGGTCATCATCGCCAGCGGCCTGTACCTGCTGCGGCGTGAACGCATCCGCGCCCAGGATCACCTGGCCTCCGGTCCCGCGGACACCCCGCCTTGA
- the aceF gene encoding dihydrolipoyllysine-residue acetyltransferase — MADLKEARVPDIGGYDDVPVIEVLVSVGDRVEKDQGLLTLESDKATMEVPAPFAGTVREFRVKEGDKVSQDTVVAMIEPDAADDAPAAAASAAAPKADAPKAASKPAASKPAASASGAAETPAPSAGVQDAPVPDIGGQEDVPVIEVLVAVGDRVDKDQGLVTLESDKATMEVPAPFAGTVVELTVKVGDTVSAGSVVARIEGEAAAQQPSTGSKLPAQPQGQAQAHTDDPPVEPASPGTRPDNIARASMEHRPAGKSAAPVRFDADAVLPEKVPYASPAVRLFARELGVELSQVGGSARGSRITREDVQKFVKGALAGGASTSAGKAGSGGGGLDLLPWPKIDFSKFGEVEEQPLSRIRRISGANLARNWAMIPHVTQHDDADITELEALRVQLNRENEKAGIKLTMLAFLIKASASALKTFPEFNASLDASGETLTLKKYFNVGFAADTPNGLVVPVVRDVDRKGVIEIAQETSALAKKARDGKLGPADMQGGCFSISSLGGIGGTAFTPIVNAPEVAILGVSRAAMKPVWNGEKFKPRLVLPLSLSYDHRVIDGAAAARFTAYLAQLLGDMRRVLL, encoded by the coding sequence ATGGCCGACCTCAAAGAAGCACGTGTGCCGGATATCGGCGGCTATGACGACGTGCCCGTCATCGAAGTGCTGGTGTCGGTCGGTGACCGCGTGGAAAAGGACCAGGGCCTGCTGACGCTGGAATCCGACAAGGCCACGATGGAAGTGCCGGCGCCGTTTGCGGGCACCGTGCGCGAATTCCGGGTCAAGGAGGGCGACAAGGTCTCGCAGGACACGGTGGTGGCGATGATCGAGCCCGACGCCGCCGATGACGCCCCGGCTGCCGCCGCGTCCGCTGCCGCGCCGAAGGCCGATGCACCGAAGGCCGCGTCGAAGCCGGCTGCGTCGAAGCCGGCTGCGTCGGCATCCGGCGCTGCGGAAACGCCCGCGCCGTCCGCCGGCGTCCAGGACGCGCCGGTGCCCGACATCGGCGGCCAGGAAGACGTGCCGGTGATCGAAGTGCTGGTGGCGGTGGGCGATCGCGTCGACAAGGACCAGGGCCTGGTCACGCTTGAATCCGACAAGGCGACGATGGAAGTGCCGGCGCCGTTCGCGGGCACCGTGGTCGAACTGACCGTCAAGGTCGGCGACACGGTGTCGGCCGGCAGCGTTGTCGCACGGATCGAGGGCGAGGCCGCGGCGCAGCAGCCCAGCACCGGAAGCAAGCTGCCGGCGCAGCCGCAGGGCCAGGCGCAGGCGCATACCGACGACCCGCCGGTGGAACCGGCTTCGCCCGGCACGCGCCCGGACAACATCGCACGGGCCTCGATGGAACACCGCCCGGCGGGCAAGTCCGCCGCGCCGGTGCGTTTCGACGCCGACGCCGTGCTGCCCGAGAAGGTGCCGTACGCCAGCCCGGCGGTGCGCCTGTTCGCGCGCGAACTCGGCGTCGAGCTGTCGCAGGTCGGCGGCAGCGCACGCGGTAGCCGCATCACCCGCGAGGACGTGCAGAAGTTCGTGAAGGGCGCGCTCGCCGGGGGTGCATCGACGTCGGCCGGCAAGGCGGGCAGTGGCGGTGGCGGGCTCGACCTGCTGCCGTGGCCGAAGATCGACTTCTCGAAGTTCGGCGAAGTCGAAGAGCAGCCGCTGTCGCGGATCCGCAGGATCTCCGGCGCCAACCTCGCGCGCAACTGGGCAATGATCCCGCACGTCACCCAGCACGACGATGCCGACATCACCGAGCTGGAAGCACTGCGCGTCCAGCTCAACAGGGAGAACGAGAAGGCCGGCATCAAGCTGACCATGCTCGCATTCCTGATCAAGGCCAGCGCCTCGGCGCTGAAGACCTTCCCGGAGTTCAACGCCTCGCTCGATGCATCGGGTGAAACGCTGACCCTCAAGAAGTACTTCAACGTCGGCTTCGCCGCCGACACGCCCAACGGGCTGGTGGTGCCGGTGGTGCGCGATGTCGACCGCAAGGGCGTGATCGAGATCGCGCAGGAAACATCGGCACTGGCGAAGAAGGCGCGCGACGGCAAGCTGGGCCCGGCCGACATGCAAGGTGGCTGCTTCTCGATCAGCTCGCTCGGCGGCATCGGCGGTACCGCGTTCACTCCGATCGTCAATGCGCCGGAGGTGGCGATCCTCGGCGTGTCGAGGGCGGCGATGAAGCCGGTCTGGAACGGCGAGAAGTTCAAGCCGCGGCTGGTGCTGCCGCTGTCGCTGTCCTACGACCACCGCGTGATCGACGGCGCCGCCGCCGCGCGCTTCACCGCGTATCTCGCCCAGCTGCTGGGTGACATGCGCCGCGTCCTGCTGTGA